A DNA window from Aestuariispira ectoiniformans contains the following coding sequences:
- a CDS encoding FecR family protein: MQRDIEPTDEQKDKAAFWLAKRAGGSLSEDEKRQLEDWLNAAPGNRLAFDQMRILWAQLEAPAKRLAQKSKLPWKRLRRPGWRGSLALLGASCALWAAVWFTSPNILQDWQADIVAGRDIATTATLPDGSTLTLSADTALSTNFEQGRRQVTLLRGQALFDVAHHDTSPFIVNAKEATVRVVGTRFNVDLQPDQTVVSVNRGAVEVTGNADTNPARLIPGQSVSVRDGHSSAITSANLDLVLSWLNGQISVQNIPVGDLTDQLERYGTGRIVVIGPLASRKISGTFPATDIDRALDTIAAATDSTVLHSTPWLTILF, from the coding sequence ATGCAGCGCGACATCGAACCGACAGACGAGCAGAAAGACAAGGCCGCGTTTTGGCTGGCAAAACGCGCCGGTGGTTCACTGTCGGAAGACGAGAAGCGCCAGCTTGAGGATTGGCTGAACGCCGCCCCGGGCAACCGGTTGGCCTTTGACCAGATGCGTATCCTCTGGGCACAGCTTGAAGCCCCGGCAAAACGGCTTGCACAAAAAAGCAAACTGCCCTGGAAACGCCTGCGCAGGCCGGGGTGGCGTGGCTCCCTCGCATTGCTGGGAGCGTCCTGCGCGCTTTGGGCTGCTGTCTGGTTCACCTCCCCGAATATCCTGCAGGACTGGCAGGCCGATATCGTTGCAGGCCGTGACATCGCCACCACCGCGACACTGCCGGACGGTTCCACCTTAACCCTCAGCGCGGATACGGCCCTTTCAACCAACTTCGAACAGGGACGACGTCAGGTTACGCTGTTACGCGGCCAGGCCCTGTTCGATGTAGCGCATCATGACACCAGCCCTTTCATCGTCAATGCGAAGGAGGCAACTGTCCGGGTTGTCGGTACGCGATTCAATGTGGACCTGCAACCAGACCAGACGGTCGTCAGCGTCAATCGGGGCGCAGTCGAGGTAACCGGCAACGCCGATACAAACCCTGCCCGCCTTATACCGGGGCAATCCGTCTCCGTCCGCGACGGTCATAGCTCTGCGATCACATCCGCCAATCTCGACCTCGTCCTGTCATGGTTGAACGGGCAAATCAGCGTTCAGAATATCCCCGTCGGAGACCTGACCGACCAGTTGGAACGATATGGCACGGGGCGGATCGTGGTCATCGGGCCGTTAGCTTCTCGAAAGATTTCCGGCACTTTCCCCGCAACCGACATCGACCGCGCCCTGGATACCATTGCCGCGGCAACCGATAGCACAGTGCTTCACAGCACCCCCTGGCTGACCATCCTTTTCTAG
- a CDS encoding RNA polymerase sigma factor, with amino-acid sequence MVELISAKQGRIAVADRLVATLLAECRSRPMNAWHRKLAILFEKHSRHLVSLAARRVQDREVAGEIVQDVYTRMLQAGSSGGGDNDDTKILYAAVRNAVTDHRRSSHRRQHAMNQVLPNQLGHVLASSPEEQVGARRALSTLDKALMELRPQAREIFLLHRVKGVPNAEIARRYGISVSAVEKQLARVMRHCQRHLAEHINQP; translated from the coding sequence GTGGTTGAGTTAATTTCTGCAAAACAAGGCAGGATTGCCGTTGCTGACCGATTGGTTGCAACCCTGTTGGCAGAATGTCGTTCCCGCCCCATGAATGCCTGGCACCGCAAGCTCGCAATTCTGTTCGAAAAGCACAGCCGACATCTTGTATCGCTGGCGGCGAGGCGTGTGCAGGACCGCGAGGTCGCCGGGGAAATCGTTCAGGATGTCTATACCAGGATGCTGCAGGCAGGCAGCAGCGGTGGTGGCGACAACGACGATACCAAAATCCTTTATGCGGCTGTGCGCAACGCCGTCACAGATCACCGGCGCAGCAGTCACCGCCGGCAACATGCGATGAACCAGGTCTTGCCCAATCAATTGGGTCATGTGCTGGCCTCTTCACCGGAAGAGCAGGTCGGGGCCCGCCGGGCCTTGTCCACACTGGACAAGGCCCTGATGGAATTAAGACCGCAGGCCCGGGAGATTTTTCTCCTGCATAGGGTCAAGGGTGTTCCCAACGCCGAAATCGCCAGACGCTATGGAATATCCGTCAGTGCGGTGGAAAAGCAGTTGGCCCGTGTCATGCGCCATTGCCAACGCCACCTGGCTGAGCATATTAACCAGCCATAA